The DNA window GAACCTGGAGGTGACAGTGGAGCTGCCGCGGGGCGTGAGGGTGTCTGTGGACTCGGGTACCAACCGCCAAGAGACGTATCAACGTGACATTCAAAAACACTACAAGAGCTCTCTGCAGGGGGGGAGGACATACTATTTCTTGGTAGCCTTCTACCTCCCTCCAGCACAGAGAGAGGGCATCATGGAGACCGTCATGACATACCACTGGAAATGCAGGTATGTGTACTACGCTACTACTATATATCGCTATATAGTATGCATGTTTGTTTGAAGActacttgctttatttatttatataaatTTCTAAACTTCACACTAAACTGTTTTGACATATCCATATTGATAATGTAACCATACCTACACATATAGTTCCTGATAATAAAAATTCAAACATCTTGAGAAGTGGGGGGAGGTTAGTGCATATGAAATTAAAAGGTGGTTATATCTTCAAGGTCTTTGAGATTTCTTTAGAGTAAATAATCATCATAAGACTTCAATATTGATGTCGTCCCCTTCAGGGTAGCCTGGCTGCCCCATCCTAAATAATCTCACTTTAAGCTCTACCATCGATCTCAATTGAGGGACGTGGTAACCATTACCTTTCAGCACGGGCAAGTTCTCATGTCTCCTAAGATTATGTGGCCCGTGCGAGAGCACCGGGTTGATGGAACAGTAATAAACTAAACCGAATACGTCTGCTTCCACTGTACTATGAACTAATTTATTCATCAATATACCAGTGTACTGCGCACCAGCAAACTGTAGTAATAATGTGCTGTACATGTACTACTGCGTGCAGGCGCTTGATTCGAGGTAAGGCCGACGAGGCTAGCCAACCGGGCGGTGTTCCAATTATAATAAAGCGCACCACCCAGGGAGCAGGTCTTCGCAACCGCGCGTTAGTTGTGAATGATGTGGTGCCGAAGGTGGTATGCACCGAGGAGACCCGCCGCAATCACCTCGCAATGATAAAAGAGGTGAGAAAGCATGCAGATGCGGGGAATTTCTATAAGGCTCGAGACACGTTGGCAGTCGGCATGGGCAAGCTGGATGACCTCCAGGACTTGACCAACTCCGATATCTCCATAAAAGTCATCAATTTCATGTACGCTGAGGGGGAGGAACTCTTCAGAGTTCTGGAGTCAGAGCACACGTACAATAACGGTGGTGGCCAGTCCTACGTGGCGGCGTGCATCTCATCACATGAACTCCAGCGCTACGTGGCAAGGGGCGACGAGGGCTGCCAGGTCAGGCTCTTCACCACGAAGCGCATGAGGCGCTACCTCGACGATGCCATCCAGTTGGACAATAACATGGCCGCCTGAGCTGGCCATTCATTCCAGCTATTATGAGGAGTGTACCGCTTATTTTATTATTGTACTTTTATTACTTGCAGTGTCGTCCGTCCACTTGTGTGCACCTGGCTACCTCCAGGACTCCCATTACCATCTAATTTCCTCGTATCTACTAGTAACTACTCTTTTAAATATTTATTTACAGTTATATTTATTTTAGTCGTCAAACCGTGTGGATGCACGGGCCAATAAATTGTATGGTCATTTTcttgattaataataataattcagTCCTGCTGTGTCACCGTCACGCACATGTGTTTACCATATATTTCGTCGTGTCGACTAGTAACAATTATATGTATAATAATAACAGTTGTCATTATTGTGGGGGTTTTCACTATGCCTCCGCACCCTCGACGCGGAGCTGGCAAGGGAGGAGCCGACGGTGTCCCACAGGAtagagggaggaagaagggaagATGGTGTGGCGGATTAATGAATCCAGGAGTAAATGGCCATCAACTCATTATCTCTGTAATTGCGCCCGGCTGGTACTGGGGAACATTCCCAGAACAATCAATGGCAACATGGACATTTGACGTCCTGTCCAcgggtagagaacagagctttactcccggtggggaaccccctctagtcccggttccccacccaggagcaagcatccgggactaaagggggtcctttagtcccggatcaggaaccgggactaaaggaggaccttcagtcctggtgggtaacaccaatcgggactaaaggtgcctcctgacatgccacgatggccggcacctttagtcccggttggtaatacgaaccgggactaaagtttttttttccttttttcttttatttcattttttttgttttctttttaaaatatgttttcgaagtcgtattgtatgctgctaattatacatttatacgcgcgtatagtatgtttgggttcaagcacaatgaacgtattaaatcacacaattcaagcatagaaatatatatatatatatagaaatatatatatatatatatatatatatatatatatatacacacacacacgcatgcatgcatcatatatatatttacatgcatgcatgcatatgtgtattttacattatattatttcatgtgcatatattacaaaatgattgcattacagttgttgtgatataacaagtttcctctcatcctctatcttagcttccatggcagtgttgggtcgaagtagaactcgcccttggaatcgatgacctgctcattaaaaaatccggctatagactcttgaattgctttgatttggtcttgccgtatgaccttttcctccaaccatcgagtctacaggtttgaattaaaggaaaataaattaatatatgtacaaatatatataaagacatagtaacacaatcaataataataattaaatgaatatatagtgtatttttaacgtactttgagtctctctgtaggagttctttgggagaccaccttgataaacttgcaaacatagtaaccacaatagttgttcccctgttcctgcctcagacaccactttacgagaaaaagatttgtcatccaatctggtgatctggtgaaagctatatgtttaattaataaagatgatgcgatttaggggacttactttcaaagggattacattcagtggcgctttgcatttttccatgtgttgtttctcaataaaggttttccaaacactgcccaataaaaattttaccacgtcatcagatatagttaatcatcatgtttgtgtgtatatgtagttgctagagataccgaaattacctctggataatatctatcatatcttggtagtcttgttgtggttttctcatcgagtcatagattatcaagtgacttttcaccagatcgatgtccatcaatatccagtgattgcttcatgtgtttataggatataacgcataacactcattaattaactagaatcaacatatgagccattaaggatgatcgacattattaacaatcacttgaagttgtagggaaagagtatatccttcttgtggcgttggttcactaagaagttcatgaggttactctctgactcagactttcaattagtctttggagtaactgggtctttgaatactatatgaggatcaacaaaaccaatttcattgcagccttcctttctgagctctgtcattgtaaatctgcatatatatagtacttgttaggataatttatatgcatatacacacatatgatgagtttaataatagatcgaaagaattattacttacaggcaatagcagctaatgataactttgtccagagaggtcaggtggcatagttgatgaaattctgcaaagtcaacatacataacatcatcgccacggaaccaatgttcgtctctaattctgacaccaacgcagaagtctccaccggtagacgcctgcatgtaccacttgtttagcaggtacatttgcgtccccagatcagataaggcttgagggttgtatagactctggcctagtataaattttttcttccaaatatcaacctccgccgcactctcaatgtttccatcaccaaacatctggtaaaggtcgagaccagtctcatcaataaattcaccaaggtgatccaaatcgacatccggaggtatgtttgcctgatgcattaatcctaaattcgaaccatattcattaccaacaactagcggggggaatgattggtgcgcttgttgtccgagttgggcaactcctttccctgtccgcttctttttctgtgccgcctcaattgacttggtgagagtgcggccatagtccgataacgttgatttggacggcttacgagattcccgctgttgttgctggtaagaagccaccctttttcttataatatctggagctacaaagaagtacggtttctccgggtttctccttgcttcttgattctttttaagtttgtcatagaatctagacatatcttttttatatgcatcagttccttcttccttctcttcagatattattttgagaatagcccttggtttcacggtggctttctttgctggcggggactggttcttcatttgcggggctggcctcttgctaggcttcttggtaggcgggggcgggggaggcgttggagacctccttggaggtgttggcagcggcgttggagacctccttggaggtgtcggctgcggcattggagacctccttggagatggtgtggatgcagcctcgccttccaacacaatgtcatcgtacaaaGCACAATGATGATTTGGCggttgaacaattggatttaggttgggggaggatctgctacaaaaaaggaatgacatattattatgagcagattgttaattatttaagccaatacaaattaatgatgtagtgttttcatctacacgtacctatggtgaggtagttcaggaggaggtggagccgacatcccgggaatgatgatatagcgcttgcaccatagaatgaatgtcttctctgcttctcctagagtcttctcaccatcacctcctggaatgtcaagaggcaaatcactaaaaccttttttagctttatctaccgagatggtagcatatcct is part of the Miscanthus floridulus cultivar M001 chromosome 9, ASM1932011v1, whole genome shotgun sequence genome and encodes:
- the LOC136480333 gene encoding uncharacterized protein, with translation MVLTVTTDKQLEEGERAFMDLVLVVDTSGSMGWEGKLDKVKQTLKGIIKGEWQPKVGTIHTATNEWLRTDDRLCIITFDTKAQVVFKMNRMSEDKRNEALDRVSDMRASGDTNMKEGLEVALKEIKERTDRNDYAPAIILLSDGFENTGGSAREVDITRVRVDTIGFGTKHDRKILEDISQKSDEGGYSNSWDHNKLIQAMSSLLDFSKHIVARNLEVTVELPRGVRVSVDSGTNRQETYQRDIQKHYKSSLQGGRTYYFLVAFYLPPAQREGIMETVMTYHWKCRRLIRGKADEASQPGGVPIIIKRTTQGAGLRNRALVVNDVVPKVVCTEETRRNHLAMIKEVRKHADAGNFYKARDTLAVGMGKLDDLQDLTNSDISIKVINFMYAEGEELFRVLESEHTYNNGGGQSYVAACISSHELQRYVARGDEGCQVRLFTTKRMRRYLDDAIQLDNNMAA